From the Brassica napus cultivar Da-Ae chromosome A8, Da-Ae, whole genome shotgun sequence genome, one window contains:
- the LOC106439064 gene encoding putative fucosyltransferase-like protein yields the protein MGVFSNLRGPRIGATHDELPVANTSSSSSSSPTLSIKRKLSSLLPICVALVVIAEICFLGRLDKVSLVNTLTDFFAQSPPSRPDQNIGLMSESCEEWLTRQDSVTFSRDFKKDPIFVYGGQKDFQSCSIDCTFGDSSGRAPDASFGLGNQPGSLSILRSMESAQYYPENDISQARRSGYDIVMTTSLSSDVPVGYFSWAEYDIMAPVQPKTEKAVAAAFISNCGAPNFRLKALEALMKSSIKIDSYGGCHRNRDGEVDKVEALKRYKFSLAFENTNEEDYVTEKFFQSLVAGSVPVVVGAPNIDEFAPASDSFLHIKSMEDVEPVAKKMKYLAANPAAYNQTLRWKYEGPSDSFKALVDMAAVHSSCRLCIFLATRIQEQEEKSPSFKKRPCKCTRGGSDTVYHVFVRERGRFEMESIFLRGKHLTLEALESAVVAKFKSLKHEPVWKKERPPSLKGDNELRVHRIYPLGLTQRQALYKFKFEGNSSLSTHIQHNPCAKFEVVFV from the exons ATGGGTGTTTTCTCGAATCTCCGAGGACCCAGAATCGGAGCTACCCACGATGAACTGCCCGTAGCTAATACCTCTtcatcctcttcctcttctcccaCTTTATCTATAAAGCGAAAGCTGTCGAGTTTATTACCAATCTGCGTGGCTCTAGTAGTCATCGCCGAGATCTGCTTTCTGGGTCGTCTCGACAAAGTCTCCTTAGTCAACACGTTGACCGATTTCTTCGCCCAGTCTCCCCCGAGTAGACCCGACCAGAACATCGGCTTGATGTCGGAGAGCTGCGAGGAGTGGTTGACGAGACAAGACTCGGTGACTTTCTCTAGAGACTTCAAAAAAGATCCAATCTTTGTCTACGGTGGTCAAAAG GACTTTCAATCGTGTTCCATAGATTGCACATTTGGAGATAGCTCAGGTAGAGCACCAGACGCTTCCTTTGGATTAGGTAATCAACCTGGAAGTCTTAGTATACTCCGTTCCATGGAATCAGCTCAGTACTATCCGGAGAACGATATCTCACAGGCACGACG GAGTGGTTATGATATTGTGATGACCACTAGTCTTTCATCAGATGTTCCTGTTGGGTATTTTTCATGGGCTGAGTATGATATCATGGCTCCGGTTCAGCCCAAGACCGAGAAGGCTGTAGCTGCTGCTTTTATTTCCAACTGTGGTGCTCCGAATTTTCGACTGAAAGCACTTGAAGCCCTGATGAAGAGTAGCATCAAGATTGATTCTTATGGTGGTTGTCATAGGAACCGTGATGGAGAAG TTGACAAGGTTGAAGCTCTTAAGCGTTACAAGTTTAGTTTGGCTTTTGAGAACACTAACGAGGAGGATTATGTCACTGAGAAGTTCTTCCAGTCTCTAGTTGCTG GATCTGTACCTGTGGTTGTTGGTGCTCCGAATATAGATGAATTTGCGCCAGCTTCAGATTCATTCCTTCACATTAAGAGTATGGAAGATGTGGAGCCAGTTGCTAAGAAGATGAAGTATCTCGCTGCTAACCCTGCTGCTTATAATCAGACACTAAG ATGGAAGTATGAGGGTCCTTCAGACTCTTTCAAGGCACTTGTTGACATGGCTGCTGTACATTCTTCCTGTCGTCTCTGCATATTCCTAGCCACAAGGATCcaagaacaagaagagaaaAGTCCTAGTTTCAAGAAACGACCTTGCAAGTGCACCAGGGGAGGATCAGACACAGTTTATCATGTTTTTGTAAGAGAAAGAGGCCGCTTTGAGATGGAGTCAATCTTTCTGAG GGGTAAACATCTGACTCTGGAAGCTCTGGAATCTGCGGTTGTCGCCAAGTTCAAGTCTTTAAAACATGAGCCGGTGTGGAAGAAGGAAAGGCCTCCAAGCTTAAAAGGAGACAACGAGCTTAGAGTACACAGGATTTACCCGCTTGGCCTCACGCAGAGACAAGCTTTGTACAAGTTCAAATTCGAGGGAAACTCCAGTCTAAGTACTCACATTCAACACAACCCTTGTGCTAAATTCGAGGTTGTCTTTGTGTAG